A genomic region of Pseudomonas migulae contains the following coding sequences:
- a CDS encoding sigma-54-dependent Fis family transcriptional regulator — protein MHDNHLSRHAQQVLTVTQGKSHLHGPGSDPSIARSWLRCLEDYHLDPALTMAPTVLEHGRVLESRERLQQVLHIAGNEMSSLHQQLSGAGHAVLLTDARGVILNCVTAPAERKIFERAGLWLGADWSEACEGTNGIGTCLVERQSLTIHQDEHFRGRHTGLTCSASPVFDPHGELLAVLDVSSARHEVSRQSQFHTMALVNLSAKMIESCYFLRYFDNQWLLRFHLQAESVGLFSEGLLAFDGEGRICAVNQSALNLLGHVRGGLLGKPVEAFFDCSLDELLGRASVSASASWPLRTRDGRRLFALLRGQPRSIPVPVTPGPAIAEPSRLSGICLGDVGLQEDFRKSLRVFERDVPLLINGETGSGKEAFAKAVHQASQRAEKAFVALNCAAIPESLIESELFGYRGGSFTGARKEGMRGKLQQADGGTLFLDEIGDMPLALQTRLLRVLEDRQVVPIGGEPESVNVRIISATHRNLLERVQDGSFREDLYYRLNGLEIALPALRERSDKSQLLDFLLAEEAGGETVLIDEPARQALLGFAWPGNVRQLRNVLRTLAALCDGGRIGLEDLPAIIRQTRPMPVVAVAQPCEHPLDDAERLALLNALEQTRWHMTHTAEQLGVSRNTLYRKLRKHGIER, from the coding sequence ATGCACGACAACCATTTGAGTCGCCATGCCCAGCAAGTGCTGACCGTGACGCAGGGAAAATCCCACCTGCACGGTCCCGGCAGCGATCCGTCCATCGCCCGTTCCTGGCTGCGCTGTCTTGAGGACTATCACCTCGACCCGGCCCTGACCATGGCACCGACGGTGCTCGAGCATGGCCGCGTCCTTGAAAGCCGCGAACGCTTGCAGCAAGTGCTGCACATCGCCGGCAACGAAATGAGCAGCCTGCATCAGCAACTCTCCGGCGCCGGTCATGCGGTGTTGCTGACCGATGCGCGCGGGGTGATCCTCAACTGTGTCACCGCCCCCGCCGAGCGGAAGATTTTCGAACGCGCCGGCCTCTGGCTCGGTGCCGACTGGAGCGAAGCCTGTGAAGGCACCAATGGTATCGGCACCTGCCTGGTGGAGCGCCAGTCGCTGACCATTCACCAGGACGAACACTTTCGCGGCCGTCACACCGGCCTGACCTGCTCGGCGAGTCCGGTGTTCGATCCCCATGGCGAACTGCTGGCGGTGCTCGACGTGTCCTCGGCGCGTCACGAGGTCTCGCGGCAAAGCCAGTTCCACACCATGGCGCTGGTCAATCTGTCGGCGAAGATGATCGAGAGCTGCTATTTCCTGCGTTACTTCGACAATCAGTGGTTGCTGCGTTTTCACCTGCAGGCCGAATCCGTCGGGCTGTTCAGCGAAGGGTTGCTGGCGTTTGACGGGGAAGGACGGATCTGCGCGGTCAACCAGAGTGCGCTCAACCTGCTCGGGCATGTTCGCGGCGGACTGCTGGGGAAACCGGTCGAGGCGTTTTTCGACTGCTCGCTGGATGAGTTGCTGGGCCGCGCCAGTGTGAGCGCCAGCGCCAGTTGGCCGTTGCGCACCCGTGACGGGCGACGTCTGTTTGCGCTGTTGCGTGGTCAGCCGCGCAGCATTCCGGTACCCGTGACGCCAGGTCCGGCCATTGCCGAACCGTCGCGGTTGTCGGGCATTTGTCTGGGCGACGTGGGGTTGCAGGAAGATTTTCGCAAGTCTTTGCGAGTCTTCGAGCGGGACGTGCCGCTGCTGATCAACGGCGAAACCGGCTCCGGGAAGGAGGCCTTCGCCAAAGCGGTGCATCAAGCCAGTCAGCGCGCGGAAAAGGCCTTCGTCGCGCTCAATTGCGCGGCGATCCCCGAAAGCCTGATCGAGAGTGAGCTGTTCGGCTATCGCGGCGGCAGCTTCACCGGTGCGCGCAAGGAGGGCATGCGTGGCAAGTTGCAGCAGGCCGATGGCGGGACGTTGTTCCTCGATGAAATCGGCGACATGCCCCTGGCATTGCAAACCCGGCTATTAAGGGTGCTGGAGGATCGGCAAGTGGTGCCGATTGGCGGTGAACCGGAGTCGGTCAACGTACGAATCATCAGCGCCACTCACCGTAATTTGCTGGAGCGGGTGCAGGACGGCAGCTTCCGCGAGGATTTGTACTACCGGCTCAACGGGCTGGAGATCGCACTGCCGGCGTTGCGCGAGCGCAGTGACAAATCCCAGTTGCTCGATTTTCTGCTGGCGGAAGAGGCGGGCGGGGAGACGGTGCTGATTGATGAGCCGGCACGCCAGGCGTTGCTGGGTTTCGCGTGGCCCGGGAATGTGCGGCAGTTGCGCAATGTGCTGCGTACGCTGGCGGCGTTGTGTGACGGCGGGCGGATCGGGCTGGAGGATTTGCCGGCGATCATTCGTCAGACGCGACCGATGCCGGTGGTTGCCGTGGCACAGCCTTGCGAACATCCCCTCGATGATGCCGAGCGGCTGGCATTGCTGAATGCGCTGGAGCAAACCCGTTGGCATATGACCCATACCGCCGAGCAACTTGGCGTCAGTCGTAACACCCTTTATCGAAAACTGCGCAAGCACGGGATCGAACGGTAA